Below is a genomic region from Isosphaeraceae bacterium EP7.
CGGTCGTCTACGTCTGCCAGCCCTACGGCGGCATGGACCCCGCCCAGATGGAGGGGCTGCTCACGAATTATTACGAGTACCACTTCCTCTACATCGGCGGCATCCACCACGTCGAGTCGAAGAACATCCAGGGCATGGCCCTGATGAAGCTGTTCTTCCACCCGGGCACGAACATGGCCCAGGCGATGGCCGAGACCATCGGCTACGTCACGAGGTCGCGGGCCTTCATGCCGCCGGGGACCGTCTCCCCGTTCATCACGCGCTTCGACGCCGGCAGCGTGCCCGTCGGCTACCTCGTCATGTCGAGCGAGACCAAGAGCATCGGCGAGATCCAGGACCAGGCCCTCTTCAAGGTCCGGCCGATGTTCGCGAGCTTGCCCGGCGTCTCGGCGCCGCCCCCCTTCGGCGGGAGTCAGCGGACCGTCGTCGTCCGCGTCGACCCGGACAGGCTCCGCTCCTACAAGATGTCGCCGGATGAGGTCATCAAGGCGCTGACCGCGGGGAACGCGATCAGCCCTTCGGGGAACGTCCGGATCGGCGATGAGATGCCCATCGTCGCGGTCAACTCGCTCGTCAAGCAGGCCGACGAGTTGAAGACTATCCCGATCCGCCCCGGCGTGAGCCCGACGGTCTACCTGCGCGACGTCGCCACGGTCCAGGACGCCTCCGACACCACGACCGGCTACGCACTCGTCAACGGCCGACGGGCCGTCTACATCCTCGTCACCAAGCGGGCCGACGCCTCGACGCTCTCGGTGGTCGAGAACGTGAAGGCCGCGCTCCCCTCGATGCAGGCGGTCCTGCCCGACGACATCAAGGTCAGCTTCGAGTTCGACCAGTCGCCGACCGTCACGAACGCGATGTCGAGCCTCGCCACCGAAGGGGCCCTCGGGGCCGTGTTCACCGGGCTCATGGTGCTCGTGTTCCTGCGCGACTGGCGGAGCGTGGTCGTCGTCGTCCTGAACATCCCGTTCGCCCTCTGCGGGGCCGTCGTCGCCCTGTGGCTCACGGGCCAGACCATCAACCTGATGACCCTCGGCGGGCTCGCGCTCGCCATCGGCATCCTGGTGGACGAGGCGACCGTCGAGATCGAGAACATCCACGCGAAGATGGATCACACGGAGAGCATCCCGCGTGCGGTCAGGCAGGGCAACCTCGACACGGCCGTGCCCAGGCTCCTGGCGATGCTCTCCATCCTCGCCGTCTTCATCCCGTCGTTTTTCATGCAGGGGGCGGCCCAGGCCCTCTTCGTGCCGCTCTCGCTCGCCGTCGGCTTCGCGATGGTCGCGTCCTACGTGCTGTCGAGCACCTTCGTTCCGGTCCTCTCGGTCTGGCTCCTCAGGCACAAGGCCGGCGGACGCTCGGCGAAGCGTTCGGTCTTCGAACGGGCGCGGGACGCCTACGGGATCGGGCTCGGGCGGGTCGTCCGGCTCCGCTGGCTCGTCGTCCCGGCGTATCTCGCCGTCGCCGGGCTGGTCACTTACGGCGTGGGTCGCCAGCTCGGCCTGGAGATCTTCCCGAGGGTCGATGCCGGGCGGTTCCAGCTCCGCATCAAGGCGGCGGCCGGCACGCGAATCGAGAAGACCGAGCAGATCGCGAAGGCCGCCCTGGCAGCGGTGAAGGAAGAGGTCGGCGAGGACGGCGTGGAGATTTCCGTCGGCTACGTCGGGGTCATCCCGTCGAGCTACCCGATCAATGCCATCTACCAGTGGACCGCCGGGCCCGAAGAGGCGCTGCTCAGGGTCGCCCTCCACGAGAAGGGTGGCGTGGACGTCGAGGCGCTCAAGCGGCGGCTCCGCGACACCCTCTCGGGCCGGATGCCCGACGTGCATTTCTCCTTCGAGCCCGCCGACATCGTGAGCGACGTCATGAGCTTCGGCTCCCCCACGCCCGTCGAGGTCGCCGTCAGCGGCCCGGCCTACGCGGACGTCCGGGCCCATGCGGCGAAGGTCAAGGAGGAGCTTGCCAAGGTCGAATCGCTCCGCGACCTCCAGTACGCCCAGTCGCTCGACTACCCGACGGTGAGCGTCGACATCGACCGCGAGCGGGCGGGACTCAGCGGGGTCACGGCCGAGGAGATCGCCCGCTCGCTGGTGACCGCGACCTCGTCGAGCCGGTTCGTCGTGCCGAATTACTGGCCCGACCCGAAGTCGGGCATCGGCTACCAGGTCCAGGTCGAGATCCCGATCGCCCTCATGGACTCGGTGAAGCAGGTGGAGACCATCCCCGTCCAGCGCGCGGGCGGCCCGTCGCTCCTCCTGAGAGACGTCGCCAAGGTCGGCCGCGGCACGATGCCCGGCGAATACGACCGCTACAACATGAAGCGGTCCATCAGCCTGACCGCGAACATCGTTGGCGAGGACCTGGGCAGGGTCGCGAGCCGCGTCACACAAGCCATCGAGCGGGCAGGCGCCCCGCCGAAGGGCGTGAATGTCGACATCCGCGGCCAGATCGTCCCCATGCGGGAGATGCTCAACGGTCTCTCGGTGGGGCTCGCGATGTCCATCGCGGTCATCCTGCTGCTGCTCACCGCCAACTTCCAGTCGCTGCGGCTCGCCCTGGTCGCCATCTCGACCGCCCCGGCCGTCATCTGCGGGGTCGTCACTGCCCTCTGGCTCACCGGGACGACGGTCAACATCCAGTCGTTCATGGGGGCGATCATGGCCATCGGCGTCGCCGTCGCCAACGCCATCCTGCTCGTCACCTTCGCCGAGCGTCATCGTCGCGAGGACTCCGCCGGGGCGACCGAGGCCGCGGTCTTCGGGGCGAAGGGGCGACTCCGGCCCATCCTCATGACGAGCTGCGCGATGACGGCCGGCATGGTACCGATGGCCGTCGGCTGGGGCGAAGGGGGCGGGCAGACGGCCCCGCTCGGGCGGGCCGTCATCGGCGGCCTCGTCGCGGCGACCTTCGCCACCCTGCTCGTCCTCCCCTCCATCTTCGCCCTCGTCCAGGGGTGGGCCGGCCGAGATTCCGCGTCCCTGGACCCGGACGACCCCGAGAGCCGCTACTTCGACCAACCCGCCGAACTCACTCCCGTCGTGCACGCGAACGGGGACGGTCGCGAGGCCGCGACCTGGGATGCGATCGAGAGTGGTCGTGCCCACGATGCACGCGATGACCGGGGGCACCAATGAACCGCCTGCGCCTCCGAAACGGGAGACACACGATGCCGATGAAACCTCACCTCGTCGGGTCGGGCCTCGCCTGTCTGGGCGTGCTCG
It encodes:
- a CDS encoding efflux RND transporter permease subunit, which produces MNPIVFAMRRPLTVMVAVVAVALGSGLAVLRMPVDIFPNLNLPVVYVCQPYGGMDPAQMEGLLTNYYEYHFLYIGGIHHVESKNIQGMALMKLFFHPGTNMAQAMAETIGYVTRSRAFMPPGTVSPFITRFDAGSVPVGYLVMSSETKSIGEIQDQALFKVRPMFASLPGVSAPPPFGGSQRTVVVRVDPDRLRSYKMSPDEVIKALTAGNAISPSGNVRIGDEMPIVAVNSLVKQADELKTIPIRPGVSPTVYLRDVATVQDASDTTTGYALVNGRRAVYILVTKRADASTLSVVENVKAALPSMQAVLPDDIKVSFEFDQSPTVTNAMSSLATEGALGAVFTGLMVLVFLRDWRSVVVVVLNIPFALCGAVVALWLTGQTINLMTLGGLALAIGILVDEATVEIENIHAKMDHTESIPRAVRQGNLDTAVPRLLAMLSILAVFIPSFFMQGAAQALFVPLSLAVGFAMVASYVLSSTFVPVLSVWLLRHKAGGRSAKRSVFERARDAYGIGLGRVVRLRWLVVPAYLAVAGLVTYGVGRQLGLEIFPRVDAGRFQLRIKAAAGTRIEKTEQIAKAALAAVKEEVGEDGVEISVGYVGVIPSSYPINAIYQWTAGPEEALLRVALHEKGGVDVEALKRRLRDTLSGRMPDVHFSFEPADIVSDVMSFGSPTPVEVAVSGPAYADVRAHAAKVKEELAKVESLRDLQYAQSLDYPTVSVDIDRERAGLSGVTAEEIARSLVTATSSSRFVVPNYWPDPKSGIGYQVQVEIPIALMDSVKQVETIPVQRAGGPSLLLRDVAKVGRGTMPGEYDRYNMKRSISLTANIVGEDLGRVASRVTQAIERAGAPPKGVNVDIRGQIVPMREMLNGLSVGLAMSIAVILLLLTANFQSLRLALVAISTAPAVICGVVTALWLTGTTVNIQSFMGAIMAIGVAVANAILLVTFAERHRREDSAGATEAAVFGAKGRLRPILMTSCAMTAGMVPMAVGWGEGGGQTAPLGRAVIGGLVAATFATLLVLPSIFALVQGWAGRDSASLDPDDPESRYFDQPAELTPVVHANGDGREAATWDAIESGRAHDARDDRGHQ